The Candidatus Krumholzibacteriia bacterium sequence ACGTAGGCGTTGATGGCGGGATAGCTGATGGTGCTCATGTTTTCGTTGCCGGTGGCGGCAAGAATCGTGACCCCGGCGTTGTTGGCGTACAGGATGGCGGCGTCGGTGGACGGGTCGCTGGAGATTGCCGCCCCCAGACTCATGCTGATGATGTTGGCGCCGTTGTCCGCCGCGTAGTAGATGGCGTTAACGATGGCCGAGAAGAACATCGACCCCGCGTTGTTGGCCACCTTGAGCGGCATGATCCTGCACCCCGGTGCGGCACCGCACGCGCCCAGACCGTTATTGGCCCGGGCGGCCGCAACACCCGCGCACGCCGTGCCGTGTCCCGGCGCCGCCGAGTTGTCTTCGGGGTTGCTGTCGTTGCTCCCGAAGTCGTAGCCGGTGACGAGGTTGAGATCCGGGTGGCTCAGGTTCACACCCGAGTCGATGATGGCAATGATCACGCTGGCGCTGCCGAAGCCCGCCGTCCCGTCCCAGCCCGCCTGCGCGTTGGTGTCGAATCCGGGCGTGCCCACGGTGGTGGGCAGCGTGTGGGAGTATGTCCCGCCCCAGTCGAGGCCGGGCAGTTGTGCGGTGTTGTTGTGGCCCCAGTGATTGGGGTACAGCGGATCCGACGGCACCACCGCCGGGTACGCCAGCCAGTCCGGTGTCGCGTACTCGACGTTGGCGTCCGCAGAATACTGACGCACCGCCTCTTCGACGTCCGCGCCCGGTACCAGGTGCAGCATGTAGGTACGGTTTACGCCTGCCTGCTGTGCCGCGATGGTGTTCATCGGCTCGATGAACGGGCGGGTGATCTTGACCACGCCCACGCGGCGGCTGAGCGCGTCGACGGAGGCAAGGCCCGTCTCGATACCCGGCGCCTCCGCATTCAACTGCGGACCCACCCTTAGCGTTGAGCGCTTGGCACTCGAATCGGTGAACTTGACGATGATGCGATCCGGCGCGTACGGAAGGACCTGGTCCCCCGCGGGGACGAAGCCCTTCTGTACCGGCGAAAACGCGCGCGGCGCCGCGGCAAACGCAGCGAACGCAAAGAACAAGACGACCAGAGCAAGCAGTGACACACAAACCAGCAATGTCTTGCGATTCATGTTGCTGTTCTCCTGTCTAACTCGAACGACTCGCACGACGTGCCTCCACGGAAGCACCACGGCTTCCATCGAAGCGCCAAAGCACCAGCGGCCGGGTCGCATGCGCGACCCAACATCCGATTAAACGGTTGTTGGATTCCCCCCTCGCGGCTGCAGCAGGAACAGCCACTTCTGTGTGCGCACGCCCGGCCGAGGATCAGGTGGGTCGGCCGGGGCGATCATCCGCGGGCCTCCGCGGACGGGGAATGCTAGGAGCGCTCCCCCTCGCCGGTCCACACAAATGTATGTGAAAGATGGTGCAAAGGCCTCTGGCCAAACCGGTTGCCACTGACGCCGTTGACCGACCGCGCGCCCCGCCCATACAATCGACCTGGATCTTCAACCCTGGGAAGCACCTGTCCCTATCCCGCGCGCCGCGCCGCCGCGTCGCTCTTCAAACCGCGATGGCCGCTGACCACGATGTCACCCAATGGCTTCGCCAGATGACCGACGGCAACCCGGCGGCCCTCGACCGCGTCGTCGGCCTCCTCTATGACGAGCTGCGCGCCATGGCGCGTAACCGCCTGTCCTCGGAGCGCTCGGGTCACACCCTGAGCGCCACCGCCGTGGTCAACGAGGTCTACCTCAAGCTCGCAGGACACCACCGTATCAGCGCCCCCGATCGCACCCGCTTCCTCGCCGTGGCGGCCACCACCATGCGACGGGTGCTTGTGGACTACGCCCGGACCCGCCGCCGGCAGAAGCGGGGCGGGGGCGAGGCCAACGTCCCCCTCGACCAGGTCGAACACCTGCTTTCCGACACCGAAGCCGACGAGGTCCTCGCCCTCGACGCAGCCCTCACGCGTCTCGCGGAGATCAACCCCCGTGGCGCGGAGGTGGTGCAGCAGCGCTTCTACGCCGGACTCTCGCTGGAAGAGACCGCGGCCCTGCTCAATGTCTCCACCAAGACCGTGCAACGCGACTGGATCGCTGCCCGCGCCTGGCTGCGCAAGGAAGTGGTCCAGGAACTGGACCCGTGATGTCCGCTTTGCCGCGCAATCATCGCCACTAGTTCACAGCCATGACGCAAGACTGGCAACGAATCGAGACCATCTTTTTTGACGCCCTCGACCGCGAACCGGCGGAGCGCGCCGCGTTTCTGCTGGCGGCGTGCGGGGGCGACGACGCCCTGCGCGCGGAAGTAGACGCCATGCTCACCGCCCACGAG is a genomic window containing:
- a CDS encoding ECF-type sigma factor codes for the protein MAADHDVTQWLRQMTDGNPAALDRVVGLLYDELRAMARNRLSSERSGHTLSATAVVNEVYLKLAGHHRISAPDRTRFLAVAATTMRRVLVDYARTRRRQKRGGGEANVPLDQVEHLLSDTEADEVLALDAALTRLAEINPRGAEVVQQRFYAGLSLEETAALLNVSTKTVQRDWIAARAWLRKEVVQELDP